The window GTTGATTTTGCCGCGCGGCATTCGCCTCACGGGAAGGGGGCGCAAAAAGAGACAAGGCGAGGGGTTGGGCCTCTTGTTTTTTCTCGCTTGAGTATAAGGTATCGAGGGTTGGAGCTGTTGAGGGGGAAACTCGTGATTCCGTTCGCTGAAGTCGGTAGCGAGGCGATGCGCACCGCGCACGCCCCGGTTTCTGGTTGCCGAGTCGGCCGCTGGGGATACCCCGTGCTGGCCGGCGTGGTGGTCGGCCTGCTCGCGTTCGCCGGGGCTGACGGCTGGCGTTCCGCGCAGGCGCAGGAATTGCGTGAGGCGGTCGACATGGCCGTGCGCACCCACCCGCTGGTGGCCTCCACCCGCGCCGGATACCGGGCGGCCGGCGAAGGCGTCAAGGAGATCGAGGGCGAGTTCCTGCCCTCGCTCGATCTCTCGGCCGATACCGGCTATCAGCGCGCCCACCGGCCGGTCGGCTCGTCGGTCGACCAGAACCTGTGGCGCAACAAGCAGCGCCTGGCGCTCACCCAAATGCTTTACGACGGCCAGGGAACGACCAATCGCGCCGAGTCCTCGCGGGCGACGGCCGAGGCCGCGCAGTTCGAGGTCCAGGCGGCGGCGACACGGATCGCCCAGCGCGCCATCAAGGCCTATCTCGATGTCGCGCGCGACCGCCAGCTGATCGAGTTCGCCGGCGCCAACATCGATCTGCACAACCGGATTCTGGGGGACGTCTCGGAAGCCGCCCGCACCGGCGGCGGCTCGGAATCCCGCGTCGCCCAGGTCAAGACCCGCCTGTTCAACGCCCAGTCGCAGCGCCGACGGGCCGAAGGCAACCTCAAGAATTCGATCAGCGCCTATGTCGAGGCCATCGGCCAGATGCCGGGCAACCTCCAGGATCGCCCGTTCCCGCAATCGGCGCCGCCGGCAACGGTGGATGCCGCCATCGCCGAGGCGATGAAGAACAACCCGACGCTGCTTTCCTCGATCGAGGAGGAAAAAGCCAGCAAGTTCACCGCCGAGGCCGAACGCAGCGCCTTCCTGCCCAACCTCGACCTCGAATTCGCTCACGAGCGGCGCGACGGCGTGGACGGCACCAGCGGGCATGAAACCGATTCGACCGCATTGGTCAAGCTGTCCTGGAACTTCTACAAGGGCGGGTCCGATCAGGCGTCGGTGCGCCGCGCGCTCGAACGCGCCAGCGAGGCGATGTACAAGATCCATGAAATCGACCGCCAGATCCGCCGTGAACTCGACGTCGCGCTCAACGACTATCAGGTGACCCGCGACCAGGTGGCCCTGCTGCGCGACCGCGTGGCGACCGCCCAGGAAGTCACCACCGCCTACGGCGAACAGTTCCGGCTGGGCCAGCGCACGCTGATCGAGCTTCTCGATTCCGGCAACGAGCTTTTCCTCGCCCGCACCGAACTGGCGTCGCGGGAATACGACCAGATCCTTGCCGCCTACGAGTTCCTGGCGGTCAAGGGCACGCTGTTGCAGGACTTGGGCGTTCGAGTCGATATGGAAGCCGCCTCGGCGCCAAAATAGGACGCGGGCGACATCCCCGATCATTCGCGTTCCCGACCGGTCGCCGGATGCCGGCGTGGAACTTGAGTTGCGACGAATAGCGATATGACCGCCGAGAACGTCCTGAAAACCGGCACCCCCAAGCCCCGCCAGGGGACCACTCCCCCGGCCGCCCAGCCGGCCGAGACGCTGTCCTTCGACGGCGACTTCGCCGGCAGGGACAACGGATGGCCGGACGCCGCCGTCGGCGAGGCGGCGGCCGACGGCGACGACCCGCTGCTGTCCTGCCTGCTGTTTCTGGTGGCCTATCACGGGCAGGCGAAATCGACTTCGGTCCTGCTGTCCGCCCTGCCGCGGCCGGAGGGCCGGATCTCGCTCGACCTCTTCCGGCGTGCCGCCGGACGGGCCGGCCTGTCGGTGCGGGTGGTGCGGCGCAGCCTGGGGCGCATCCATTCGTGGACGCTGCCCGCCGTCCTGACGACGAAGGACGGCGGCGCCGTCGTCCTGCTCGGCACCTCCAGGCAGGGGCGCTTCCAGATCACCGCCGGCGACGCCGGCGAGGGCACCACCGAACTGGCCGATGGCGAACTGGAGAAGGCCTATTCGGGCTTCGCCATCCTGGTCAAGCCGGAGGTCGATCTCGGCGGCGAGCGGACCGGCGCCGACCTGGATCGGCCGCGGGCCTGGTTCTGGGGAACGCTGGCCCGCAACGGCTGGACGTACGCTCAGGTCGGGCTGGCCTCGGTCGTCATCAACCTGTTCGCGCTCGCCAATCCGCTGTTCACCATGAACGTCTATGACCGCGTTCTGCCCAACAACGCCGTCCAATCGGGCATCGCCTTGGCCATCGGCGCCGGGCTCGCGCTTTTCTTCGACTTCCTGCTCAGGAATCTGCGCGGCTGGTTCATCGATTTCGTCGGCCGCCGGGCCGACGTCATGCTGGCCTGCCGGATCTTCGATCAGGTCCTCGACCTCAAGGCCTCGCACCGCCCGGCCTCGTCGGGAGCCTTCGCCAGCATGCTGCGCGAGTTCGAGACGGTCAGGGACTTCTTCACCTCGGCGACGCTGGCCGCCTTCATCGACCTGCCGTTCTCGCTGCTGTTCCTTGCCGTCATCGTGATGCTCAGCCCCCTGATCGGCCTGGTGCTGGGCTCGGCGATGTTCCTGGTGGTGTTCTGGGGCGCCTTCGTGCAGTTCCCGATCGCCAGAAGCGTGCGCCACCTGATGACGCACGGCGAACACAAGCACGGCGTGCTTGTGGAAAGCCTTTTCGGATACGAAACGATCAAGATGGTCGGCGCCGAAGGTCGCATGCGCGCCAAGTGGGAAACGGTGGTCGGCCAAAGCGCCGCCATCGGCCAGCGGATGCGGCTGTTCAACAACCTGGGCGTCAACTTCGTGCAGTTCATCCAGCAGGCCAGCGTGATCGGCATCGTCGTCATGGGCATGTTCCTGGTCGCCGACGGCGGCGTCACCTCCGGCGGGCTGGTGGCGGCGGTCATCCTGTCGGGCCGGGCGCTGGGGCCGATGGCCCAGGTGTCGCAGCTGATGATGCGCTTCCACCAGACCTGGAGCTCGCTGAAATCGCTCGACGCCGTCATGCAGGGTCCGGTCGAGCGGCCGGCCGACGCCACCTTCCTGCACCGTCCCGACTTGCAGGGCCGCATCGAATTCAAGGGGGTGACGTTCCGCTATCCCGGCACCGACTACGACGTGCTGAACGACATTTCCTTCACCATCAATCCCGGGGAAAGGGTCGGCATCGCCGGGCGGGTCGGTTCCGGCAAAAGCACCATCGCCAAGCTGCTGGGCGGCCTCTATGCGCCGACCTCGGGGGCGGTGCTGCTCGACGGTACCGACCTGCGCCACATCGAGCCCAGCGACGCCAGGGCCAGCATCGGCTTCGTGCCCCAGGACGTCTTCCTGTTCAAGGGCACGATCAAGGAAAACATCGCCATCAGCGTGCCCCGGGCCAGCGACGACGACATCGCCCGCGTTTCCGAGGAGCTGGGCCTGCACGACTTCGTCGCCCGCCACCCCCTGGGCTACGACCTCCAGGTCGGCGAGCGCGGCGGCGGGCTGTCCGGCGGCCAGCGCCAATCCGTCGCCCTGGCGCGCACCCTGCTCAAGGACCCCACCATCCTGGTGCTGGACGAGCCGACCAACTCCATGGACACCGCGACCGAGAAGCGGGTGGTCGACGTGCTGACCCGCGTCGCCGGCGGCAAGACGATCATCCTGGTCACCCATCGCACCTCGGTGCTCAAGCTCGTCAACCGCCTGATCGTGCTGGACAAGGGCCGCATCGTCGCCGACGGGCCGAAGGACAGCGTACTGGGCACCCTCGCCAAGGGCGACGTGAAGGCCGGCCGGTAGCGCGCCATGGAATCCTCCGATACCGAATTCATGTCAGAGCTTCGGGCCGCGGTCAGCCGCCGGCCGAGCGTGATGGCCAACATGATCCTGCTCTCGGTGGTCGGCTTTTTCACCCTGGCCATCCTGTGGGCGGCATGGGCCGAGGTCGACCAGGTAAGCAGCGGCGAGGGCCGCGTCGTGCCGTCCCGCCAAGTGCAGGTGGTCCAGAACCTGGAAGGCGGCATCGTCTCCGAACTCCACGTCCGGGAAGGCGATCTGGTGAAGAGCGGGCAGGTCCTGATGCAGCTCGACACCACGCAGTTCTCCTCGGACTTCAATGAAAACCAGATGAAATTCCTGGGCCTGCAGGCGGTGGTGACCCGGCTTCGGGCGGAAATCGACGGCACGCCGCTCAAGTTTCCCGAGGAGATCGAAAAGCAGCTGCCCAAGGTCGCCGGCACCGAACGCGACCTTCATCTCTCGCGTTCGCGCGAACTGGCCGCCGCGCTGGCCAAGCTGGATTCCCAGCACCAGCAGCGCCTGCACGAGATCGACGAGGCCAAGGCCAGGGTCTCTCAGTTGCAGACCTCCATCAAACTGGGCCGCGACGAACTGGCCATCATCGAGCCTCTGGTGGCGAAGGGGATCAACGCGCCGGTCGAGGTCATCCGGCTGAAGCGCGAGGAAAGCCAGAACATGGGCGACCTCGAGGTGGCGAAGAAATCGATCCTCAAGCTGTCGGCCTCGATCGACGAGATCAAGGAGGGGATCAAGGAAGTCCGCGCCCAGTTCCGCAGCCGCGCACTCAAGGAACTGAACGAGGCCCAGGTCAACATGGCGGCGCTGGGTGAATCCCTCACGTCCCGCGACGACAAGCTGAGGCGCACGGTGATCCGCGCGCCCGTCACCGGCGTCGTCAAGCAGTTGTTCATCAACACCATCGGCGGCGTCGTGCGTCCCGGCATGGATCTCCTGGAAATCGTCCCCGCCGAGGAGAACCTGATCGTCGAGGCGAAGCTGAAACCGGCCGACATCGCCTTCATCCACCCGGGGCTGGATGCCGTGGTGCGCTTCACCGCCTACGACTACACCATCTTCGGTTCGCTGGCGGCGACGCTGGACCAGATCAGCGCCGACACCATCCTCGACGA of the Shumkonia mesophila genome contains:
- a CDS encoding HlyD family type I secretion periplasmic adaptor subunit — encoded protein: MSELRAAVSRRPSVMANMILLSVVGFFTLAILWAAWAEVDQVSSGEGRVVPSRQVQVVQNLEGGIVSELHVREGDLVKSGQVLMQLDTTQFSSDFNENQMKFLGLQAVVTRLRAEIDGTPLKFPEEIEKQLPKVAGTERDLHLSRSRELAAALAKLDSQHQQRLHEIDEAKARVSQLQTSIKLGRDELAIIEPLVAKGINAPVEVIRLKREESQNMGDLEVAKKSILKLSASIDEIKEGIKEVRAQFRSRALKELNEAQVNMAALGESLTSRDDKLRRTVIRAPVTGVVKQLFINTIGGVVRPGMDLLEIVPAEENLIVEAKLKPADIAFIHPGLDAVVRFTAYDYTIFGSLAATLDQISADTILDEEKKERFYVVRLKAKTTSLLDKQGNPLPIIPGMTVSVDVKTGKRTILQYLMKPFNKLSGQAFHER
- a CDS encoding type I secretion system permease/ATPase, whose translation is MTAENVLKTGTPKPRQGTTPPAAQPAETLSFDGDFAGRDNGWPDAAVGEAAADGDDPLLSCLLFLVAYHGQAKSTSVLLSALPRPEGRISLDLFRRAAGRAGLSVRVVRRSLGRIHSWTLPAVLTTKDGGAVVLLGTSRQGRFQITAGDAGEGTTELADGELEKAYSGFAILVKPEVDLGGERTGADLDRPRAWFWGTLARNGWTYAQVGLASVVINLFALANPLFTMNVYDRVLPNNAVQSGIALAIGAGLALFFDFLLRNLRGWFIDFVGRRADVMLACRIFDQVLDLKASHRPASSGAFASMLREFETVRDFFTSATLAAFIDLPFSLLFLAVIVMLSPLIGLVLGSAMFLVVFWGAFVQFPIARSVRHLMTHGEHKHGVLVESLFGYETIKMVGAEGRMRAKWETVVGQSAAIGQRMRLFNNLGVNFVQFIQQASVIGIVVMGMFLVADGGVTSGGLVAAVILSGRALGPMAQVSQLMMRFHQTWSSLKSLDAVMQGPVERPADATFLHRPDLQGRIEFKGVTFRYPGTDYDVLNDISFTINPGERVGIAGRVGSGKSTIAKLLGGLYAPTSGAVLLDGTDLRHIEPSDARASIGFVPQDVFLFKGTIKENIAISVPRASDDDIARVSEELGLHDFVARHPLGYDLQVGERGGGLSGGQRQSVALARTLLKDPTILVLDEPTNSMDTATEKRVVDVLTRVAGGKTIILVTHRTSVLKLVNRLIVLDKGRIVADGPKDSVLGTLAKGDVKAGR
- a CDS encoding TolC family outer membrane protein, whose protein sequence is MIPFAEVGSEAMRTAHAPVSGCRVGRWGYPVLAGVVVGLLAFAGADGWRSAQAQELREAVDMAVRTHPLVASTRAGYRAAGEGVKEIEGEFLPSLDLSADTGYQRAHRPVGSSVDQNLWRNKQRLALTQMLYDGQGTTNRAESSRATAEAAQFEVQAAATRIAQRAIKAYLDVARDRQLIEFAGANIDLHNRILGDVSEAARTGGGSESRVAQVKTRLFNAQSQRRRAEGNLKNSISAYVEAIGQMPGNLQDRPFPQSAPPATVDAAIAEAMKNNPTLLSSIEEEKASKFTAEAERSAFLPNLDLEFAHERRDGVDGTSGHETDSTALVKLSWNFYKGGSDQASVRRALERASEAMYKIHEIDRQIRRELDVALNDYQVTRDQVALLRDRVATAQEVTTAYGEQFRLGQRTLIELLDSGNELFLARTELASREYDQILAAYEFLAVKGTLLQDLGVRVDMEAASAPK